The Micromonospora sp. M71_S20 genome window below encodes:
- a CDS encoding MFS transporter: MTGGKLSYYRPIAPLFAAIFLCLLGVGASLAVLPFYVLEELDGNRVEVGVVIAAIAVSAVIARPIAGRIGDRHGYRTVMLGGALVCAAAGAAYLVAGNVGVLVGVRVLHGIGEAAVYTAGAAWLVALAPADRRGRVVGLYGIHMWLGITLGTVLGAVLLRTSGYAAVWLFAVVAAAAGAAFVAARPGPQQASPAGRAGILPRSAVAPGVALSLAGFGYAALASFVALHMAERGVENGIAALNAFGFTYVGVRLFVGGLPDKLGAGRVAVGSALVEAVGLLLVALAPNLLVAVLGGLVIGAGLSLLFPALALLVINRTDPAHQGAALGAFTSFWDIGLVAGAPLAGLVASVSGYPAVFQVMLLAALLSAALSALTMLPRRRSL; this comes from the coding sequence ATGACCGGCGGAAAACTGTCGTACTACCGGCCCATAGCGCCGCTCTTCGCCGCGATCTTCCTGTGCCTGCTCGGCGTGGGCGCGTCCCTTGCCGTGCTGCCGTTCTACGTGCTCGAGGAGCTGGACGGCAACCGGGTCGAGGTGGGGGTGGTGATCGCCGCGATCGCGGTCTCCGCCGTGATCGCCCGGCCCATCGCCGGCCGGATCGGCGACCGGCACGGGTACCGGACGGTGATGCTCGGCGGGGCGCTGGTGTGTGCCGCCGCCGGAGCGGCCTACCTGGTGGCCGGCAACGTCGGCGTGCTGGTCGGCGTCCGGGTCCTGCACGGGATCGGCGAGGCGGCCGTCTACACCGCCGGCGCGGCCTGGCTGGTGGCGCTGGCGCCGGCCGACCGGCGGGGCCGCGTCGTCGGCCTGTACGGCATCCACATGTGGCTGGGCATCACGTTGGGCACCGTGCTCGGCGCGGTGCTGCTGCGTACCTCCGGTTATGCCGCGGTGTGGCTGTTCGCGGTCGTGGCGGCGGCCGCCGGGGCCGCGTTCGTCGCCGCCCGACCGGGGCCGCAGCAGGCGAGCCCGGCGGGCCGGGCCGGCATCCTGCCCCGCAGTGCGGTGGCGCCCGGCGTCGCGCTCTCCCTGGCCGGTTTCGGCTACGCCGCGCTGGCCTCGTTCGTGGCCCTGCACATGGCCGAGCGGGGCGTCGAGAACGGCATCGCCGCGCTCAACGCGTTCGGCTTCACCTACGTGGGGGTCCGGCTCTTCGTGGGAGGGCTGCCCGACAAGCTCGGCGCCGGCCGGGTGGCCGTCGGATCGGCCCTGGTGGAGGCGGTGGGGCTGCTCCTCGTCGCGCTCGCGCCGAACCTGCTGGTCGCGGTCCTCGGCGGGCTGGTGATCGGCGCCGGGCTCTCGCTGCTCTTCCCGGCGCTGGCCCTGTTGGTGATCAACCGCACGGATCCGGCCCACCAGGGGGCGGCGCTCGGTGCGTTCACCTCGTTCTGGGACATCGGCCTGGTGGCCGGGGCGCCGCTGGCCGGCCTGGTCGCAAGCGTGTCCGGCTACCCGGCGGTCTTCCAGGTGATGCTGCTGGCAGCGCTGCTGTCGGCCGCCCTCTCGGCGCTGACGATGCTGCCCCGCCGCCGCTCCCTCTAA